In a genomic window of Oncorhynchus keta strain PuntledgeMale-10-30-2019 chromosome 28, Oket_V2, whole genome shotgun sequence:
- the LOC118360645 gene encoding pancreatic progenitor cell differentiation and proliferation factor B-like — protein sequence MAAINAGGSLVATHDYHRRRIGSTSSSSSCGSSEYSGEIIPHHHPGLPKQDSGHWWSSFFFGKQNQPGMTTLTEEAQQKTAAMTLTNGQVTCVAREMVMKRQVSDVERSESASSPPS from the exons ATGGCAGCGATCAACGCAGGCGGTTCTCTTGTGGCAACCCATGACTACCACCGAA GGCGCATCGGCTCCACCTCCAGCAGCAGCTCCTGTGGCAGCTCAGAGTACAGCGGGGAAATCATTCCACATCATCATCCAG GTCTGCCAAAACAAGACTCGGGACATTGGTGGTCCAGCTTCTTCTTTGGGAAGCAGAACCAGCCAGGAATGACCACACTGACGGAGGAGGCCCAGCAGAA GACGGCGGCCATGACTCTGACCAACGGCCAGGTGACCTGCGTTGCCAGGGAGATGGTGATGAAGAGGCAGGTCAGCGACGTCGAGAGGTCCGAGTCGGCGAGTTCACCCCCCTCCTGA